A region of Candidatus Tanganyikabacteria bacterium DNA encodes the following proteins:
- a CDS encoding glycosyltransferase, translating to MQPRVVRHTAARPLRVGLLAPPALAVPPADYGGTEAVVHALAAGLRRLGCDVRVAAAGIVPGGFAEPVGLGLPPAEALACDLAHAAHSLAAMADRDIVHDHTKAAGCVVACLAGLPLLTTVHNDRGPGRERVYAARPHHSFVFLSQAHARRYPGIAPYGIVPNGVDLGQIPFRARGREGYVLFLGRFSRVKGPAMAIAACRRAGLPLVVAGTVDPSDPGCFEEDIAPHVDGRAVRLVGPVGGARKWELLARARALLAPHCWEEPFGLTMVEAMACGTPAITTRRGAGPELVRHRLTGWLAEDPAGLEEGLAAAERIDPYACRAWVASRFSADAMARAYLDLYERLLASRGDTKGGVA from the coding sequence ATGCAACCGCGAGTAGTGCGGCATACGGCCGCTCGCCCGCTGCGGGTCGGCCTGCTGGCGCCGCCGGCGCTCGCCGTGCCGCCCGCGGACTACGGCGGCACGGAAGCCGTCGTGCACGCCCTGGCCGCGGGCCTCCGGCGCCTCGGCTGCGACGTGCGGGTCGCGGCGGCCGGCATCGTGCCCGGCGGGTTTGCCGAACCGGTCGGCCTCGGTCTTCCGCCTGCCGAGGCCCTCGCCTGCGATCTCGCGCACGCCGCGCACAGCTTGGCCGCCATGGCCGACCGCGACATCGTGCACGATCACACCAAGGCCGCGGGGTGCGTAGTGGCGTGCCTGGCCGGTTTGCCGCTGCTCACGACCGTCCACAACGATCGGGGCCCCGGGCGCGAACGCGTCTATGCGGCCAGGCCGCACCATTCGTTCGTGTTCCTGTCGCAGGCGCATGCGCGGCGCTATCCCGGGATAGCGCCGTACGGCATCGTGCCCAACGGCGTGGATCTGGGCCAGATCCCGTTCCGGGCGCGCGGGCGGGAAGGCTACGTCCTGTTCCTGGGACGCTTCTCGCGGGTCAAGGGCCCGGCCATGGCCATCGCCGCCTGCCGGCGCGCGGGGCTTCCGCTCGTCGTGGCGGGCACCGTCGATCCGTCCGATCCCGGTTGCTTCGAGGAAGATATCGCGCCGCATGTGGACGGCCGGGCCGTTAGGCTGGTCGGGCCCGTCGGCGGGGCGCGCAAGTGGGAACTGCTGGCGCGGGCGCGGGCGCTGCTGGCACCGCATTGCTGGGAAGAGCCGTTCGGCCTGACGATGGTCGAAGCGATGGCCTGCGGGACGCCGGCCATCACGACGCGCCGCGGCGCCGGTCCGGAACTCGTGCGGCACCGGCTCACGGGCTGGCTGGCCGAGGATCCAGCCGGTCTGGAGGAAGGGCTCGCGGCGGCCGAACGCATCGATCCCTACGCCTGCCGGGCGTGGGTGGCCTCGCGCTTCTCGGCCGACGCCATGGCCCGCGCCTACCTGGACCTCTACGAGCGGTTGCTGGCGAGCAGAGGAGATACGAAGGGAGGGGTGGCATGA